The Streptococcus oralis genome segment TATCGCTCGTGCCCTTCTTCAAGTAGACCCAGACTTCCGCGATTCATTGAAACGCGCAGGACTTCTTACTCGTGACTCACGTAAGGTTGAGCGTAAGAAACCAGGTCTTAAGAAAGCCCGTAAAGCTAGCCAGTTCTCAAAACGTTAATTCGTTGCTGGACAGCAGAATACAAACGAAAACACTTTGCATCTTGCAAGGTGTTTTTTCTATGAGAACTGGCGGTGCTCAATTAGGATAGCTCTAGCGACTTTAGTCGCGTAGAGATATGCTATGCACAGTTACCCCAAGAAAACAAGTGAAGCGATGTTTGATTGGAAGGTAACCACTGCACTCAAAATGTTCTTCGAAAGAATTACTGTACACCTTTCGGGTTGTTCTTTTTTATCGACACTTTGTAGATTTATAATTGGGGATCTCGTTGAATGGTATCAGGTAAATGAAAAATTCGGTGATAATATCCTATTTCTTCGTGCTTTAGTCTAATACCTATAATGTAAAAAACTCTAGCTATTAGGTAGTTGATAGTTAGAGTTTTTTTCTATTCATATGATTTAATGAGATTAAATAAGGATTCTACTTCTGATGACAGTGTAGCTGATTTGAGATAAGCGTAATAAACTGTAAATGTTATCTGGTCCTCCGGTATTAGAGGGATTTTTATTAAATCATCATCTTCATCAGAAAGTGCGATATCAGCCAGTAAACTAAGGCCGATACCTTTCTTTAAAAGTTCTTTAAGAATGACAATGTCGTCACTCTTGAAGAATATTTCTGCCCTGTTTTGATACTTCTGATTAAGAAGTTCAAAAGCTTTCAAGTGAACAAAGTGTTCGTCTAAAAGGATAAAGGGTTGATCTACTAAATCTCGAAAAATGAGGGAAGAAGCAGTAGCAAGAGGATGGTTCTTGGATAAAACGACATACAGTTCTTTATGAAATAGTTCATGCGTCTCTATTGAAGGATGATTGAGTGGTTCAATCAAACCGAGTAAGCTTGCATCAAGGTCTCCCTTGAGGAGAAGGTTTAATAACTCCACGGAGCCACCGCGGATGGGACGTATTTTTTTTAAAAAATCAAATTCTTTTTCTTCATTTAGAGAAGCAAAGAGATACTGTATGATAATAGGAGGAAATCCTACAGTAGAGTAATGAGCCAAAGAACGATTTATTTCTTTGCGAGCAGAAATGACCTCAGGTAAGATCAGTTCTGTGTGTTTCAGAAGGATTTCTCCTTGATGAGTCAGTTTGAAGGATCGGTGTGAGGGATCGTGGTGAATCAACTTACAATTAAAGGCCTCCTCTAATCGCTTGATGGCATAAGAAATAGAAGGTTGGCTAACTTTGTGCTGTTTTGCTACGTCTGTATAGGATTGGACTTGGCAGAGATCATAAAAATACTGTAGGTCTTTTAAGTTCATAAAGGCTCACTTTCAACATCTAGGGAAATAACCAGATAAATAATATTTATCCGTATCACTTCGTTTGACTATACGTTTTTTTACCAGTTATAATGTATGTGAGTCAGGGATATCAGAGATTATCTAAGATACTTTCAAAAATGACCAACATCTTTTCTCGTTTATCAATAGGGAGTTGTTTAATCTTCATGTTCAATCTCTTTAGTGAAAGATTTTCAGTCTTATCAGAGGTGGATTCAAGGCTACTAAAATTGAAAAACTCCTCTGGGGTCATCTGTAAGGCATCAATCACTTTTTCTAGACTGTGAATGGTCAGATTCACACTTTGGTTTTCTAGTTGATTGATATACTTAAGACCAAGTCCCGCCTGTTCAGAAAGTTCTTCCTGGCTCATTTTATTCTGTGTTCGAAAATATTTCACTTTTTGGGAAATATATTGTTGTAAATAGTTTTTAGTTGTCATATAAATAGAATACAAGTTTTGTATGACAAAAAAACACCTTAAAAAATACAAAGTACTTTATAGTAAACTTAAAGGATATTTATTTTAATTCGGATTGCCAATTTGTATGATTAGTTTCTTTTACTCGAAACTTTTAGTAAAGAGTGATCATCGAGAGTTTTATGAGTTCAGAACTTTATAAAATATAACAACTTAAAGTGCCATTAACAGTAGTGTTTTAAGTATAAAGAGCTTATTAGAAAATTGTTCTCGTAGACTCATTATAACATATGCGTACACAATAGTATTTTTTAAACAACAAAGTTTTCCAAACAATTCATTTTAAGTGGTATAATATTAGTAAAAAAGGAGGTTGCACTATGACTGCACATGATATTTTAAACAATCCTTTCCTTAATAAGGGAACTGCCTTTACCTTAGAGGAGCGAAAGGAACTAGGCCTTATTGGGTTATTGCCACCTTATGTCCAAACGATTGAAGAACAAGCAGCGCAAACTTATGCACAAATGGAAACAAAAGCCAATGATTTGGAAAAACGTTTGTTCTTAATGGAAATCTTTAATACCAACCGGACTCTTTTCTATTATCTCTTTTCTCAACATTTGGAAGAATTTAATCCAATTGTATATGACCCAACCATTGCAGATACGATTGAAGGCTATAGTGACCTTTTTGTAGATCCACAATATGCGGGATATCTTGATATCAATCATCCTGAAAATATTGAAGCTACTTTGAAAAATGCTGCCGGGGATCGCGAGATTCGACTCATTGTTGTAACAGATGCAGAAGGAATTCTTGGAATTGGAGACTGGGGAACAAATGGTGTCGATATTTCTGTTGGGAAATTGATGGTCTATACGGGTGCTGCTGGAATCGATCCTTCTATGGTCCTTCCTTTAGTCATTGATGCAGGGACTAACCGTGAAGAACTTCGTAACAATCCTAATTACTTAGGAAATCGTCACGAACGGGTCCGCGGAGATCGTTACTACGACTTCATTGACCAATTCGTTCAAGCAGCAGAACGTCTCTTTCCTAAACTCTACCTTCACTGGGAAGACTTCGGTCGCTTGAATGCTGCCAATATTCTTGAAAAATACCGGAAGCAAATTCCAACCTTTAATGATGATATTCAAGGTACAGGAATCGTTACCTTAGGTGGTATCTTTGGTTCATTGGATATTAGTGGTGAAAAATTAACAGATCAAGTTTATCTCTGCTATGGTGGTGGTACTGCGGGTGCAGGAATTGCCTCTCGTGTTCTTCGTGAAATGGTGAGTGAAGGTCTTTCCGAAGAAGAAGCTTATAAACGTTTCTTTATGGTTGATAAACAAGGTCTTCTCTTTGATGACATGGATGACCTAACTCCTGAACAAAAACCGTTTGCTAAGAAACGTGCCGACTTTAGTAACGCAGACAAGTTGACTGACCTGCTTGAAGTAGTGAAGACTGTGAAGCCAACCATTCTTGTAGGAACTTCAACTCAACCTAATACCTTCACTAAAGAAATAGTAGAAGCTATGTGCGAAAATACTGAACGTCCAATGATCTTCCCATTATCAAATCCAACCAAGCTGGCCGAAGCAAGCGCCAAAGATTTGATCGAATGGTCAGATGGCAAAGCTTTTGTCGCAACAGGAATTCCTGCTGATACGGTCTCTTATAAAGGTGTAGACTATGTGATTGGTCAAGCCAATAATGCCTTGATTTACCCGGGTCTTGGTCTAGGTATGTTAGCTTCTGAAGCAAGTCTACTGACAGATGAAATGATTGGAGCAGCGGCTCATTCATTGAGTGGTATTGTCAATTCAGGCCAACCAGGAGCTCCTGTCTTGCCACCATTCAAGTATGTAGCAGATGTTTCTATTAAGGTAGCTGAAGCAGTCGCTAAAAAAGCGCAAGAACAAGGTCTTGCACGTGCTAAAGAAACTGATATGGCTAAAGCAGTTCGTGATTTGAAATGGTATCCAACCTATAAATAAGTAAATGGAAATGGGGTGTACGAGTGCGACTGGATGCTTCGTACGCCCTAAACTATACGCTATGACATATAGAAAGGGAGACTATGGAAATCTTTTTAACTTCAATTCAGAGTATTGTACCTATTATTGTCATTATCATTTTAGGTTACTTCTTACAAGTCCGTGGTTGGTTTCAAGAGAGTTTTGGAAATGATTTATCAAAACTCATTATGAATGTGGCCATGCCAGTGGCAATTTTTACCTCTGTTCTTAAATATTTAACGTTAGATAAATTGATTAGCTTGTCTGGCGGTTTGTTGTATACGTTTATCGCCTTCATTCTTGGTTACCTAATGGCCTTTATAGCTGTGAAACTTTTTAGAGTGCGCCCGGGCCGTCGAGGAACCATGATTAATACTTTCGTGAATGCTAATACCATTTTTATTGGTTTGCCTTTAAACATAGCTCTGTTTGGAGATCAAGCCCTTCCCTACTTCTTGGTGTATTATATTACAAATACGGTATCTACTTGGACATTAGGTGTCTATCTAATGACCTCGGATAGCAAAGAAGGAGCTTCAAAACAAGCTCAAAAATTCAATTGGAAGAAGCTCTTCCCAGCCCCTTTATTGGGATTTCTCGTAGCCCTCGTATTTTTAGTGCTCCGTCTTCCTGTCCCAAGTTTTGCGGAAAGTACCTTGACTTATATTGGTAGTTTAACAACGCCACTATCTCTTGTCTATATCGGTATTGTTCTTGCAAAGGCAGGCTTGAATACGATTGCTTTTGATAAAGATACAATTGTCACTTTGGTTGGACGTTTTATCCTAGCTCCTCTGACCATGCTTCTTGTATTGAAGTTTTTTGCCCCAAATATGACAACAGCAGAATTTAAGACCTTTATGATTCAGTCTGCTACACCAGCTCTAGCAGTTCTTCCAATCCTTGCCAATCAAGGAAAAGGAGATGTTGAGTTTTCAACGAATGTGGTGACTCTAAGTACAGTGCTCTTTATAATTGTTATTCCAATACTCCAAACTTTATTAGGATAATTAGGGTTATGGTCTGAGTGAAGGTTCTGAATTAAGAAATTCCCCTATTTTAAAAATATTGATTCAAATTTTATGAAATCAATCAGTAAATATCGTTCTGAATAGCCTTGATATTACGCTATTTTTAGTCCAAATGAAACTCATACTTTCCAAACCAGGTCTTAAGAAAGCTCGTAAAGCATCACAATTTAGTAAACGTTAATTCGAAAGAATTACTATACTTACAGAGAGCACCTTTCGGGGTGTTCTTTTTTATACTTTCTTACTAAATTGGTGCAATTGACACAGTTGTTGCGACTTTAGTCGCTTACAAATGTGGCTGCAACCTGATAAGGTTAGTTGCCTCAAAACGTTAATCAACACGATTATATCAACGTTTACAGACATTCAAGATTTTGGCTCTTTGTCAACTGTAGTGGGTTTCTGAAAAGTCATACTCTGGAGAGGACCGAATTGGTCCTCTCCTTTTTGATATTCAAAGAGATGAGAATTCTAGTTTTAAAATTGTCAAAGTTCCGAAATCCGAAAGCGTTGCGCTTGATGAGATTATTCGTAGCTTCTAGTTTTGCATTTGAGTAGGGCAGTTCCAGTGCGTTCATGATCTTGTCCTTATCTTTCAAAAAGGTCTTAAAAACAGTTTGAAAGTTAAGCTTCACACATGAAATGGTATCTTCAATGAGTCCAAAGAAATGGTCAGCCCGTTTCTCTTGGAAATGAAAAAGTAAGAGTTGATAAAGCTCATAATGTTCTCGGAGTTTTTGAGAGTACGAGAGAATCTTTTCAAGAATCTCTTTATTAGTTAAGTGCAACCGAAAAGTTGGACGATAAAATCGTTTATGCTTTAGTTTCCGACTATCTTGTTGGAGCAGTTTTCAGTAGCGCTTGAGTGCCTTATATTCGTGTGATGTTCGATTCAACTGATTCATGATTTGGATGCGAAGACGGTTCGTAGCCCGGCTGAGATGTTGTACAATGTGAAAGCGGTCGAGGACAATTTTCGCAGAAGGAAAGAGTTTTCTGGCAATATCGTAGTATGGGCTAAACATGTCCATTGTAATGACTTTGACTTGGTTTCGGACTTTTCTGGAATAGCGCAGGAAGTGATTGCGAATGGTTGCTTGAGTCCGTCCGTCGAGGATTGTGACGATCTTGAGCGAGTCAAAATCCTGAGCAATGAAGCTCATCTTTCCCTTCTTGAAGCCAGCTGAAACAGTCTCTTCCCAGATTGTTTCACTCCCAAGACATGTGAGTTGGAAGATAAATCTGTCTTGAATTTAAACTCTTTCAGTTTATGAATGACGGTGGAAGTAGATACAGATAAACTTTCTGCGATAGCAGTCATAGGGACTTTCTCGATCAATTTTTGGGCTATTTTCTGCTTGACGATGTTTGCGATTTGGTGGTTCTTCTTGACTAAGGAAGTCTCAGATACAGCCATTTCCTCCACAGTCTGTACAGCGAAAACGGCGCTTCTTTAAGCGAATCAATGTCTTGTGACCCACACATTCTAGATAAGGGATTTTAGATTCTTTTTGGAAGTCATATTTAGTCATTTTTCCTTGGCAGTGAGGGCATTTAGGTGCTGGATAATCTAGCTTAGCCATGATTTCCTTGTGTGTTCCAGTATCTAGAACATCCAAAATAGTGATGTTAGGGTCTTTTATTCCCAGTAAGTTTGTGATAAAATTGAGTTGTTCCATAGGAGTCTTTCTAATGATGGTTTGGTCGCTTTTTATTATAGGTCTTATGGGACTTTTTTCTAAAACAAAAGAGACCCCATAATTCCTACAGTGGTTTTACCCACTACAGAAATTATAGAGCCGATATTATTATCAAAAATATCCCTGAGAAGGCTTATGAATATATGGTCAATGGTCGCTCAGCTATTGAGTGGATTATGGACCAGTATCAGGTTAAGACGGATAAGAAATCTGGTATAACCGATGATACGAATGACTACAGTACAGATGAGAAGTATATCTTTAATCTACTGCCGAGCATTATCAATGTGTCAATGCAGACTGTAGATTTGGTTAATAGCTTGCCTAAGTTTGAAGTGGAGGAGTAGTTAAATGTTTTTTTTCTTTTTTGATGATGAGAATAAATCTAACGATAAACAGGTTGAATTGCATTATTTATCTAATTCTATTTCATACGGTGCAGATAAAATTGATGGCAAGGAGTTTTTTGATTCACTTGGTAAGCTCGAAAAGCAAGAATCAAAGGATGACTCTCAAAACGAATTTAAAGAGAGTGATTTTAAGCGCTTGATTAGTGAAAAAGTCCGAAAAACTATTTATGGAGAGAAATATTCAAATATTATTTTTCTTGCTGGGGCTGGAGCATCTGTAGTAGGAGGAAATCCAAATTATGGAAAAACAGTCAAAATGATTGCAGATGATGTATTTGAAAAACTACATGGCATAGACGAGCTCTACACATTAGAAGAATTGGCTGAAATGTGCAGGTACAAAGACGGAAAGATATTAGACTTCACAGAATTTGAATCATCTGAGAGTTCTACATTGGATAATGGTTTTAATTTGGAAGATTTTCTATCCGCATTATTCCATTATCGTCCATATGTGCCAGATGATGATAAAGTGAAGTTTAACGAAACACTTGATAAAATTTTACAACTGATTAAGAAAAACACAAACTACTCGTATAATGGTAAAGTCTTGAAGCATGGAGCATTACTAAAGTTTTTATCTGACCTATCAGGAAAAGATGGAAATAAATTTTCCGTTATCACAACTAATTATGATGTTTTGATTGAAGAAGCTGCATCAGAAAACAATTTTGTAATTTTTGATGGATTCAACTTTACTCCTCTTCCAAAGTTTGATAGCAATATGTTTGAATGGAATCTTGTGAAGGAGATCCAGAATGTCAATACCAGAGAAGTTGAATATAAGGAGAAGACATTTAATCTTGTTAAAATCCATGGTTCACTGACTTGGGAAAAACAGGATAATGGTGATATCGTAAGAAAAAATAAGGACAGTATTACTGAGACAGATAAAATGGTCATGGTTTTTCCAAGTTCAGATAAGTTTGCTCAAAGCTATCAGGAGCCATATTTTGAATTATTCACAAAATTTCAAGAGCTTATAAAGCGTCCCAATACTTTACTGATTTCTTCAGGTTTTAGTTTTGCGGATGATCATATTTCTAAGATGATTACACAGGCATTAAAAAATAACTCTAGTATGAAATTACTGGTAACAGACTTTAATATTGACCCAAACAGGCAGTGGGATGAGACGAATAAACAATATGATGAGATTGTGGAGTCGGATACTAAATATAATAAAAACTGGGGAGAACTTATACATCTGATGAATGAAGGTTATCCAATCTCATTTTTAAAGGCAACTATGAATAGTGACTTGGTTGATTATTTGTCTGGAAGGTATTTGAATGATGAAAATTGATAGTTTTTATGAAATAGCAGATAAAAGTAACTATTATCTTGGTATGATTTCTCAAGTAAATCGTTCATATTCTACTATTCAAATAGAAAATTTGTCGCTATTTTCATATAGAAAATTAAGAACAGATATTCTTGCTCCAAATACAATAAATTTCTATGTTTTGATTGATTCGAGTAACGGCTTATTCTTTGGGGAAATATTTCAGTCTAAAGTTCCAAATTCTGATAGTGTACACGAGATGTTGACGAATGGACAACAAGAAAAAATTTTTCCAGAAATAAGTATTGACGTACTAGGGTATATACCATTGGGGGAAAAGTATTTCAAACTTAATGGGACAAATACCGTTGGTATAACTGATAGGGTATATATTGCAAATGAAAAGGTAGTAGAGTTATTTATTAAATCAATCGAAGTAAGTCCAGACGACGAGAAGCAGCTATCTTCTTTTGCAAGACTCGCATTTAGCTCTCAAGAGTACCCAATAACATTACAACCTAAAACTCTATTTAATAGACATTTAATGACAGTGGGGACTACTAATAGTGGTAAATCCACATCAGCTTTGAGTATTTTAGATAAACTAGCAAATGATGGTATACGGACTTTAATTATAGATCCAACAGGAGAGTATTCCGATTCATTTACTGAGGAAGAAGTGGATAAGTACATACTTGGCGAAAATGCTTTTCTTCCGTTATCTCAAATTTCAATGAATCAGTGGTCAATTCTTTTTGAGACCAACGATGGCACACAACCAGCAGTATTGGCTGAAGCAATACGTTCACTACGATATCAATTCAAGATTGGAAATCAGGACATCTACAAAAAAGTAGGAAAGTCAGTGACAGAAGTTGAGAGTGATTTTTCAGAACTTACTGATGAGGATAGAAATTTTCAACTTGAGCATCTATCAGCTCAGATAGCTGTTGAAACAACTAAGCAAGATAATAGGGGGCATTTTATAGCTGACACTTTCAATTTTAATGTAAATCAGTATCTTATTCAAAAGGTAAATTATAAGTTAGACAACACTTCACTTGTAAATTTTTTCACTTCAACGGGGAATAGTTTAATTGATATTATCAACTCATTTACAGAAGGAGGAACTGG includes the following:
- a CDS encoding AEC family transporter, coding for MEIFLTSIQSIVPIIVIIILGYFLQVRGWFQESFGNDLSKLIMNVAMPVAIFTSVLKYLTLDKLISLSGGLLYTFIAFILGYLMAFIAVKLFRVRPGRRGTMINTFVNANTIFIGLPLNIALFGDQALPYFLVYYITNTVSTWTLGVYLMTSDSKEGASKQAQKFNWKKLFPAPLLGFLVALVFLVLRLPVPSFAESTLTYIGSLTTPLSLVYIGIVLAKAGLNTIAFDKDTIVTLVGRFILAPLTMLLVLKFFAPNMTTAEFKTFMIQSATPALAVLPILANQGKGDVEFSTNVVTLSTVLFIIVIPILQTLLG
- a CDS encoding ATP-binding protein; this encodes MMKIDSFYEIADKSNYYLGMISQVNRSYSTIQIENLSLFSYRKLRTDILAPNTINFYVLIDSSNGLFFGEIFQSKVPNSDSVHEMLTNGQQEKIFPEISIDVLGYIPLGEKYFKLNGTNTVGITDRVYIANEKVVELFIKSIEVSPDDEKQLSSFARLAFSSQEYPITLQPKTLFNRHLMTVGTTNSGKSTSALSILDKLANDGIRTLIIDPTGEYSDSFTEEEVDKYILGENAFLPLSQISMNQWSILFETNDGTQPAVLAEAIRSLRYQFKIGNQDIYKKVGKSVTEVESDFSELTDEDRNFQLEHLSAQIAVETTKQDNRGHFIADTFNFNVNQYLIQKVNYKLDNTSLVNFFTSTGNSLIDIINSFTEGGTGKSLYIDVSQIGTTDGIGGMIVDLISNYLVNLSSESIKPFVMFVDEVHRYTKGLNNEGFTFYTGLNSIAREGRKKGIFLFLTTQNPNDVDKVLLGQVGTLLVHRLTSPDELKAIQNHLSENQINQVKKLNTGEAVLTSINLLKDLYIKVDKCNRLHYNDTPSLL
- a CDS encoding SIR2 family protein, which translates into the protein MFFFFFDDENKSNDKQVELHYLSNSISYGADKIDGKEFFDSLGKLEKQESKDDSQNEFKESDFKRLISEKVRKTIYGEKYSNIIFLAGAGASVVGGNPNYGKTVKMIADDVFEKLHGIDELYTLEELAEMCRYKDGKILDFTEFESSESSTLDNGFNLEDFLSALFHYRPYVPDDDKVKFNETLDKILQLIKKNTNYSYNGKVLKHGALLKFLSDLSGKDGNKFSVITTNYDVLIEEAASENNFVIFDGFNFTPLPKFDSNMFEWNLVKEIQNVNTREVEYKEKTFNLVKIHGSLTWEKQDNGDIVRKNKDSITETDKMVMVFPSSDKFAQSYQEPYFELFTKFQELIKRPNTLLISSGFSFADDHISKMITQALKNNSSMKLLVTDFNIDPNRQWDETNKQYDEIVESDTKYNKNWGELIHLMNEGYPISFLKATMNSDLVDYLSGRYLNDEN
- a CDS encoding helix-turn-helix domain-containing protein encodes the protein MTTKNYLQQYISQKVKYFRTQNKMSQEELSEQAGLGLKYINQLENQSVNLTIHSLEKVIDALQMTPEEFFNFSSLESTSDKTENLSLKRLNMKIKQLPIDKREKMLVIFESILDNL
- a CDS encoding LysR family transcriptional regulator; the encoded protein is MNLKDLQYFYDLCQVQSYTDVAKQHKVSQPSISYAIKRLEEAFNCKLIHHDPSHRSFKLTHQGEILLKHTELILPEVISARKEINRSLAHYSTVGFPPIIIQYLFASLNEEKEFDFLKKIRPIRGGSVELLNLLLKGDLDASLLGLIEPLNHPSIETHELFHKELYVVLSKNHPLATASSLIFRDLVDQPFILLDEHFVHLKAFELLNQKYQNRAEIFFKSDDIVILKELLKKGIGLSLLADIALSDEDDDLIKIPLIPEDQITFTVYYAYLKSATLSSEVESLFNLIKSYE
- a CDS encoding malolactic enzyme — encoded protein: MTAHDILNNPFLNKGTAFTLEERKELGLIGLLPPYVQTIEEQAAQTYAQMETKANDLEKRLFLMEIFNTNRTLFYYLFSQHLEEFNPIVYDPTIADTIEGYSDLFVDPQYAGYLDINHPENIEATLKNAAGDREIRLIVVTDAEGILGIGDWGTNGVDISVGKLMVYTGAAGIDPSMVLPLVIDAGTNREELRNNPNYLGNRHERVRGDRYYDFIDQFVQAAERLFPKLYLHWEDFGRLNAANILEKYRKQIPTFNDDIQGTGIVTLGGIFGSLDISGEKLTDQVYLCYGGGTAGAGIASRVLREMVSEGLSEEEAYKRFFMVDKQGLLFDDMDDLTPEQKPFAKKRADFSNADKLTDLLEVVKTVKPTILVGTSTQPNTFTKEIVEAMCENTERPMIFPLSNPTKLAEASAKDLIEWSDGKAFVATGIPADTVSYKGVDYVIGQANNALIYPGLGLGMLASEASLLTDEMIGAAAHSLSGIVNSGQPGAPVLPPFKYVADVSIKVAEAVAKKAQEQGLARAKETDMAKAVRDLKWYPTYK